GGCCGGGCCGTGCCCAGGTAGCCGGCGAAGCGACCCTCGGCGTCGTAGCGCGGCACGCCGCGCAGCCGCCAGGTGGACACCGCGCCCGGGCCGCCGCGCTGACGCACCTCGACGTCGAGCAGCGGCTGCTGGGCCTGCAGCCGCTGGCGCAGCGCGTCCTGGCCGTCCTCGGTCTCGAAGCCGTCCCACAGCGGCTGGCCGGTGCGGCCGATGGCCGACCAGTGCACCGCCGGCGCCCCCACCGCCGGCGTCCAGGCCTGCAGCCGGTGGGCCACGTCGGTGCGCCACTGCCACTGGTCCAGCAACTGCGGCTGCAGCTGCAGCGTCAGCCGCGCCTCGCGCAGCGCGGCGGCGTAGCGGCGGGCGGTCCACTGGTGGGCGGCGACGGCGGCCAGGCCGGCGACGGCCGGCACCGCCGTCAGCGCGAGCACCGACGACAGCACCACCGCACCGCCCTCGGTGCCGTTGCCGTCGGACAGCAGCAGCGCCAGCAGGCCGGCGACGCCGAACACCGCCAGGGCGGCGGCGGGCCAGGCCCAGCCGGGACCACGGCCCCGCCCGCTGCCACCGACGGCCATGGGCGGCAGGGCGGGATCGCGCTCGGCAGGCATCGGGCGATTGTAGGGAGGCCCCTCGCGGCCCTGCCGCGCCGCTCAAGTTCGCCCGCCGCCGGCCGATGCACCGGTGGCGTCCTGTGCAGGCGACGCGCCCCGGCAGCGGCCGGCTCGCGCTACGCTGTGGTCTGCGGCCGGCAGTTGTCGGCGGCGTCCACTGCCACCGCTTCTCCGCCTTCCACCATGCTGCTGTGCCGCCTGCCCTTCCCGATCGCCCACGCGCCGGTCGCCGACCCGTCCGGCGCCGGCGGCGCCACGCCGCTCGACCGGCTGCTGGCGACGCTCGACGCGGACGCCGTGCAGCGGCTGCGGCAGCTCGACCCCACCGGGGCGGCCGGCCTGTTGCCGCGGGTGCTCAAGGCCTTCGAGGGATCGTTGCAGCGGCTGCTCGTCGACCTGCACGAGGCGCGCAGCTCGGGCGACTGGTCGAAGGTGCGCCATGTGACGCACACGCTGAAGTCGTCGTCGGCCAGCGTCGGCGCCCTCGAGCTGTCGCGCAGCTGCGCGGAGATCGAAGCGCGCATCCGACAGGAACAAGTCGACGGACTCACACCGTGGCTCGATGGTATGGTCGTCGAGAGCGAGCGACTGCTGGCCCTGCTGGGCCCTGCGCTTGCCGGTAGAACATGAACCTGCCCACCGCCTTCGCCGACGAGGACCTGCGCGAGCAGCCCCGCGTGCTGCTGGTCGACGACGACGAGGTGAACCTGATGCTCACCGGCATCGCGCTGCGCGAGCGGGGGTTCGTCATCACCGAGGCGGCCAGCGGCGAGCGTGCGCTGGGCCTGCTGGCCGAGCCGCCCGACATCATCGTGCTCGACGCGCTGATGCCCGGGATGGACGGCTTCGAGACCTGCCGCCGGCTGCGCGAGCTGCCCGGCTTCGAGAACATGCCGGTGCTCATGCTCACCGGCCTGGACGACGACGCCTCCATCCAGCGCGCCTACCGGGCGGGCGCCACCGACTTCTTCGTCAAGTCGACCCAGTGGAGCCTGCTGGCCGGCCGTCTGCACTACCTGCTGCGGTCGTCGCGCACCCGGCAGGAGCTGGAGCGCAGCAAGGCCAAGCTCGCCCGCGCCCAGGACCTGGCCCGCATGGGCAGCTTCGACTGGCGCCGCGCCGACACCTCCCATGCACATCCGCACGCCGGCGGGCTGTCGATGTCGCCCGAGGGCCTGCGGGTGTTCGGCCTCGGGCCGCACGAGCGCCTGAGCCTGCGCGAGGTGCTGCGGCTGGTGCCGCCGGTGGAGCGACGGCTGCTCCTGCGCGTGCTGCACGACGCCATCAGCAACGCGTCGGTGCTGGCCACCGACGTGCCGGTGACGCTGCTCGACGGCCGCCAGCGCATCGTCCACGTCGAGGCCGAGCCCGAGTTCAACGAGCACGGCCAGAGCATCGGCTACACCGGCATCGTGCAGGACGTGACCGACCGCCGGCTGGCGGAGGACCGCATCCGCCACCTGGCCAACTTCGACGCGCTGACCGGCCTGCCCAACCGGCGCCAGCTGATCTACCGCACCGAGCGCGCGCTGGAGCTGGCGCGGCGGCTGGGCCACCCGGCCGCGCTGCTGCTGATCGACCTCGACCGCTTCAAGATCATCAACGACACCCTCGGCCATGCCGCCGGCGACGAGCTGCTGGTCGAGGTGTCGCGCCGGCTGCGCGGCTGCGTGCGCCACAGCGACCAGGTGATGGACGGCACGCTGGAGGCCATGGGCGCGCGGTCGCACCGCAGCCTGGAGGCGGTGGGCCGGCTGGGCGGCGACGAGTTCGTCGCCCTGCTGCCCGAGGTGGCCGACGAGCGCGACGCCGAGCGGGTGGCCAACCGCGTGTTGGAGGTCATGCGCGAGCCGATCTTCGTCGGCGGCCAGGAGTGCTTCGTCACCGCCAGCGTCGGCATCGCCATGTTCCCGCGCGACGGCGCCACGGTGGCCGACCTGCTGCGCAATTCCGACGTGGCGATGTACTCGGTCAAGTCGCAGGGCCGCAACTCGGCCACGCTGTACAGCCCCATGCTCGCCGGCCAGGGCCGCGAGAAGCTCGAGCTGGAAAGCGCGCTGCACAAGGCCATCGAGCGCGACGAGCTGGTGCTGCACTACCAGCCGAAGATCGACGTGCGCGCGGCCCGCATGGTCGGCGCCGAGGCCCTGATGCGCTGGCAGCGCGGCGGCACGCTGGTGCCGCCCGGCGACTTCATCCCGCTGGCCGAGGAGACCGGCCTCATCGTGCCGCTGTCCGAATGGGCGCTGCGCGAGGCGGCGCGCCAGGCGCGGCTGTGGCAGGTGAACTTCGGCTTCGCCGATTCGATCGCGGTCAACCTGCCCAACCGCCTGTTCGAGCGCTCCGACCTGGTCGAGACCATCCACGACGCGGTGACCGCCTACGGCGTGCCGCACCGCGCGATCCAGCTC
The sequence above is a segment of the Aquabacterium sp. J223 genome. Coding sequences within it:
- a CDS encoding PAS domain-containing protein: MPAERDPALPPMAVGGSGRGRGPGWAWPAAALAVFGVAGLLALLLSDGNGTEGGAVVLSSVLALTAVPAVAGLAAVAAHQWTARRYAAALREARLTLQLQPQLLDQWQWRTDVAHRLQAWTPAVGAPAVHWSAIGRTGQPLWDGFETEDGQDALRQRLQAQQPLLDVEVRQRGGPGAVSTWRLRGVPRYDAEGRFAGYLGTARPIDVERAQQGDHAALLLLLKAWPGPVWLLEQPHAGARWTLVHSNDAAAQLLPRRPTPETTDLEALTAALPDGLGPALAPLVASGGSATVGDWEARLEHSADRGDGAPALLLLGLLPRATAAAGAEPAEQASFIYTISHDLRAPIRVVEGFTRILKEDYGRLLDRIGNDHFDRVLGAAARA
- a CDS encoding Hpt domain-containing protein; amino-acid sequence: MLLCRLPFPIAHAPVADPSGAGGATPLDRLLATLDADAVQRLRQLDPTGAAGLLPRVLKAFEGSLQRLLVDLHEARSSGDWSKVRHVTHTLKSSSASVGALELSRSCAEIEARIRQEQVDGLTPWLDGMVVESERLLALLGPALAGRT
- a CDS encoding bifunctional diguanylate cyclase/phosphodiesterase is translated as MNLPTAFADEDLREQPRVLLVDDDEVNLMLTGIALRERGFVITEAASGERALGLLAEPPDIIVLDALMPGMDGFETCRRLRELPGFENMPVLMLTGLDDDASIQRAYRAGATDFFVKSTQWSLLAGRLHYLLRSSRTRQELERSKAKLARAQDLARMGSFDWRRADTSHAHPHAGGLSMSPEGLRVFGLGPHERLSLREVLRLVPPVERRLLLRVLHDAISNASVLATDVPVTLLDGRQRIVHVEAEPEFNEHGQSIGYTGIVQDVTDRRLAEDRIRHLANFDALTGLPNRRQLIYRTERALELARRLGHPAALLLIDLDRFKIINDTLGHAAGDELLVEVSRRLRGCVRHSDQVMDGTLEAMGARSHRSLEAVGRLGGDEFVALLPEVADERDAERVANRVLEVMREPIFVGGQECFVTASVGIAMFPRDGATVADLLRNSDVAMYSVKSQGRNSATLYSPMLAGQGREKLELESALHKAIERDELVLHYQPKIDVRAARMVGAEALMRWQRGGTLVPPGDFIPLAEETGLIVPLSEWALREAARQARLWQVNFGFADSIAVNLPNRLFERSDLVETIHDAVTAYGVPHRAIQLEITETGLMKDLQNVIPSLHRLNEIGVEISIDDFGTGYSSLAYLTTLPISELKIDRSFVRDLGITPQSSAVVTAIIALARSLGIRVVAEGVENLRQMDVLHRLGCTVMQGFLFSRPIPPDDLEQWLKQTVLPRKAPWIGRADELRAGELASEGPRLVSGA